From one Gallionella capsiferriformans ES-2 genomic stretch:
- a CDS encoding CbbQ/NirQ/NorQ/GpvN family protein, whose product MTNKNQYTVSKEPFYQAQGDEVALYEAAYAARLPVMVKGPTGCGKSRFIEYMAWKLNKPLITVACNEDMTASDLVGRYLLDANGTRWLDGPLTTAARIGAICYLDEIVEARQDTTVVIHPLTDHRRTLPLDKKGELIEAHPDFQLVISYNPGYQSLMKDLKQSTKQRFTGFEFDYPDAALESEILAKETGLDIEVCGKLVQIGQAARNLKGHGLDEGISTRLLVYAAILIKNGVDAKAACRMALVRPITDDADIRDTLDHAIDASFA is encoded by the coding sequence ATGACAAACAAGAACCAGTACACCGTTAGCAAAGAACCGTTCTATCAGGCGCAAGGCGATGAGGTTGCTCTCTATGAAGCGGCCTACGCGGCGCGTCTGCCGGTGATGGTGAAAGGGCCAACCGGTTGCGGTAAGTCGCGCTTCATTGAATATATGGCGTGGAAACTGAATAAGCCGCTGATCACCGTTGCGTGCAATGAAGACATGACCGCATCCGACCTGGTCGGACGTTATTTGCTGGATGCGAACGGCACCCGCTGGCTGGATGGTCCGCTGACCACGGCAGCACGCATCGGTGCGATCTGCTATCTCGATGAAATCGTTGAGGCGCGTCAGGACACCACCGTGGTGATCCACCCGCTGACCGATCACAGGCGCACGCTGCCATTGGATAAGAAGGGCGAACTGATTGAGGCTCATCCTGATTTTCAATTGGTCATCTCCTACAATCCTGGCTATCAGAGCCTGATGAAGGATCTGAAGCAATCGACCAAGCAGCGTTTCACCGGTTTTGAGTTCGATTACCCGGATGCTGCCCTGGAATCGGAAATTCTGGCCAAGGAAACAGGGCTGGATATTGAGGTGTGCGGCAAGCTGGTGCAGATCGGTCAGGCGGCTCGTAATCTTAAGGGGCACGGTCTGGATGAAGGTATTTCCACGCGCCTGCTGGTTTATGCGGCGATCCTAATCAAGAACGGTGTCGATGCTAAGGCCGCATGTCGTATGGCGTTGGTGCGCCCGATTACCGACGATGCGGATATTCGCGACACGCTCGATCACGCGATTGATGCTTCGTTCGCCTGA
- a CDS encoding nitric oxide reductase activation protein NorD has protein sequence MTEIVTQRTEELSMYWEKLSCRFARVDAVFDECMKEAQALLSKAGLEAYIENARIIGKMGRGAEPLLIYLEEAPGVASIIGEHALIKLREFSEYLSTHTNFKAIVPFLQYSGAVARRLNNDKMYGRYIELIRDMLDRTSGSIHGHHTTFASPGLPELLKQAPKLLGVLSLQGLQNWIEYGIKYYNHHPERQEEYFRLESADAVAVMQRERHGTLLVNNERKLDTYIRALWNDSDYLIPYSVAFDEQRKPMPYYTDDGIRLPDVYDDFNGVSGIDRYRAALAHMAAHRRWSQKMIVDNWSPFQRASVEIFEDSRVEYLACQKYPGLRKLFLALHPIPKEEDLQLEEQGISVFRLRLAMLSRAILDPAYICQNEHVREFTKRFHELMAGGQSTSAAMASVALAFIARTRGQRDLSANMYFDNTEVDYRDDNRHLWIYIEESDEDEMFEHLDQRKNSEVELQALPPRHYDEWDYNTKSYRPDWVSVYEALHPRGNPAVIDNLLAKHAALAKRLKKMLDLLKPQDKVRIRYQEEGSELDLDVAIRSLIDFKGGSSPDPRINMSHRNDGRNIAVSVVLDLSESLNEKAAGSTQTILELSQEAVSLLAWAIEKLGDPFAISGFHSNTRHDVRFMHIKGFSEKWDDEVKGRLAAMQASYSTRMGAAMRHASHYLEQQQADKKLMLILTDGEPADIDSRDGRILIEDARKAVTELDQKGIYAYCINLDPKADEYVKDIFGKQYTIIDKVADLPAKLPQLFISLTK, from the coding sequence ATGACTGAGATCGTGACACAGAGAACGGAAGAGCTCTCGATGTACTGGGAGAAACTGAGCTGCAGATTCGCCAGGGTGGATGCCGTCTTTGATGAGTGCATGAAGGAAGCACAGGCGCTGCTCTCGAAGGCGGGCCTGGAGGCCTATATCGAGAATGCTCGCATCATCGGCAAGATGGGGCGTGGTGCGGAGCCGTTGCTGATCTATCTGGAAGAGGCGCCGGGTGTGGCCAGCATCATTGGGGAGCATGCGCTGATTAAGCTGAGGGAATTCTCTGAGTACCTGTCTACGCATACCAACTTTAAGGCAATCGTGCCGTTCCTGCAGTATAGCGGTGCAGTTGCCCGCCGCTTGAACAACGACAAGATGTACGGGCGCTACATTGAGCTGATCCGCGACATGCTGGATCGCACCTCGGGTTCGATTCATGGTCATCACACGACCTTTGCCAGTCCGGGGTTGCCAGAACTGCTCAAGCAGGCGCCTAAGTTGCTGGGTGTGCTGTCATTGCAGGGATTGCAAAACTGGATCGAGTACGGAATCAAGTACTACAATCATCACCCGGAACGGCAGGAAGAGTATTTCCGGCTGGAATCTGCCGATGCGGTCGCAGTCATGCAACGCGAGCGGCACGGCACCTTGCTGGTAAACAATGAACGCAAACTGGATACCTATATCCGCGCGTTGTGGAACGACAGTGACTATCTGATTCCCTACTCGGTTGCGTTCGATGAACAGCGCAAGCCGATGCCTTACTACACTGATGACGGTATACGCTTGCCCGATGTTTATGACGATTTTAACGGTGTGTCCGGCATCGATCGTTATCGTGCCGCGCTTGCGCATATGGCCGCACATCGTCGCTGGTCGCAAAAGATGATCGTGGACAACTGGAGTCCGTTTCAGCGCGCTAGCGTAGAAATTTTCGAGGACTCCCGCGTGGAGTACCTGGCCTGCCAGAAATATCCGGGCCTGCGAAAACTGTTCCTTGCGCTGCATCCGATCCCAAAAGAGGAAGACCTTCAGCTCGAAGAGCAAGGCATCTCGGTATTCAGATTAAGACTGGCCATGCTGTCGCGTGCCATCCTCGATCCGGCTTACATATGCCAGAACGAGCATGTCAGGGAATTCACAAAACGTTTCCATGAGCTGATGGCAGGGGGGCAATCAACCAGCGCGGCGATGGCATCGGTTGCCCTAGCCTTCATTGCGCGCACACGCGGCCAACGCGATTTGTCGGCCAATATGTATTTCGACAATACCGAAGTGGACTACCGCGACGATAACCGGCATCTGTGGATTTATATCGAAGAGAGCGATGAAGACGAAATGTTCGAGCATCTCGATCAGCGCAAAAATTCGGAAGTTGAATTGCAGGCGTTGCCCCCTCGCCACTACGACGAATGGGACTACAACACGAAAAGCTATCGCCCGGACTGGGTGAGCGTGTATGAAGCATTGCATCCGCGTGGAAATCCGGCTGTGATTGACAATCTGCTGGCCAAGCATGCGGCACTGGCTAAGCGCTTAAAGAAGATGCTCGATCTTTTAAAACCACAGGACAAGGTGCGCATACGCTATCAGGAAGAGGGTAGCGAGCTTGATCTGGATGTGGCGATACGCTCTTTAATCGACTTCAAGGGGGGCTCGTCACCGGATCCGCGTATCAACATGAGTCATCGCAACGATGGGCGTAATATTGCGGTGAGCGTGGTGCTGGATCTATCCGAGTCGTTGAATGAAAAAGCGGCTGGTAGTACGCAGACGATCCTCGAACTGAGTCAGGAGGCGGTGTCCCTGCTGGCCTGGGCGATCGAAAAGCTCGGCGATCCTTTCGCTATTTCGGGTTTTCATTCAAACACGCGTCATGATGTGCGCTTCATGCATATCAAGGGGTTCTCCGAAAAATGGGATGATGAGGTGAAGGGGCGTCTGGCGGCAATGCAGGCGAGTTATTCAACGCGGATGGGCGCGGCGATGCGTCACGCCTCCCACTATCTGGAGCAGCAGCAGGCCGATAAAAAGCTGATGCTGATTTTGACGGACGGTGAGCCTGCGGATATTGACAGCAGGGATGGTCGTATCCTGATTGAGGACGCGAGAAAGGCTGTCACTGAGCTGGATCAAAAAGGTATTTACGCCTACTGCATCAATCTGGATCCTAAGGCGGATGAGTATGTGAAAGATATTTTTGGCAAGCAGTACACTATTATCGACAAGGTAGCGGATCTGCCGGCCAAATTACCGCAGCTGTTCATTTCATTGACTAAGTAA
- a CDS encoding class 1 fructose-bisphosphatase translates to MSKSLIQFIIEEQRHIPNASGDFTGLLSDIISACKQIAHDVNKGALIGVLGSAGSENIQGETQKKLDIITNEVFIKANEWSGHLAAMASEEMDDIYEIPKQYPRGKYLITFDPLDGSSNIDVNISVGTIFSILRCPEGVTNPTAADFMQPGTKQVCAGYALYGPNTMMVITTGHGVNGFTLDRDVGDFFLTHPDMQIPVDTQEFAINMSNRRYWEEPVQRYIEECVKGKDGGREKNFNMRWVASMVAEIHRILTRGGIFLYPFDNKEAGKAGKLRLMYEANPMSFIVEQAGGVCSTGRERIMELQPTGLHQRVPVIMGSKNEVERVVGYHKGA, encoded by the coding sequence ATGAGCAAGAGTCTGATTCAATTCATCATTGAAGAACAACGTCATATTCCTAACGCCAGTGGCGATTTTACCGGTCTGCTGAGCGACATCATATCAGCCTGCAAACAAATTGCTCATGACGTGAACAAAGGTGCGCTGATTGGCGTGCTGGGCAGTGCGGGTAGCGAAAATATTCAGGGTGAGACGCAAAAGAAGCTCGACATCATCACGAACGAAGTATTTATCAAGGCCAACGAGTGGAGCGGCCATTTGGCAGCGATGGCTTCTGAAGAAATGGATGATATCTACGAGATTCCTAAGCAATATCCTCGTGGTAAGTATCTGATTACATTCGATCCATTGGACGGTTCATCGAATATCGACGTAAATATTTCAGTCGGTACGATTTTCTCCATCCTGCGTTGTCCTGAAGGCGTCACCAATCCGACTGCAGCTGACTTCATGCAGCCGGGCACCAAGCAGGTTTGTGCAGGTTACGCACTGTACGGCCCGAACACGATGATGGTCATCACGACTGGTCACGGTGTGAACGGCTTCACGCTGGATCGCGATGTAGGCGACTTCTTCCTGACTCACCCTGATATGCAGATTCCCGTTGATACGCAAGAATTTGCAATCAACATGTCGAATCGTCGCTACTGGGAAGAGCCTGTTCAGCGTTACATCGAAGAGTGCGTGAAGGGCAAGGACGGCGGTCGTGAGAAGAACTTCAACATGCGTTGGGTGGCTTCCATGGTTGCAGAAATTCATCGTATTCTGACTCGCGGCGGTATCTTCTTGTATCCGTTCGATAACAAGGAAGCCGGTAAAGCAGGTAAGCTGCGTCTGATGTACGAAGCTAATCCGATGTCTTTCATCGTTGAGCAGGCAGGCGGCGTATGTTCTACAGGCCGCGAACGTATCATGGAGCTGCAACCTACCGGCCTGCATCAGCGTGTGCCTGTCATCATGGGTTCCAAGAACGAAGTTGAGCGTGTAGTGGGTTACCACAAGGGCGCGTAA
- the purE gene encoding 5-(carboxyamino)imidazole ribonucleotide mutase, translating into MSKPLVSIIMGSSNDWDIMSQAAQQLKDFGVAYDARVISAHRSPDLLFDYIKEVSAQGVQCFIAGAGGAAHLAGVIAGKTTLPVLGVPIPSKYLKGMDSLLSIVQMPKGIPVATFAIGEAGAANAGLFAIAMLALNDVALAERLTEYRAQQAIKIAETTLPELA; encoded by the coding sequence ATGAGCAAACCTTTAGTTTCCATCATCATGGGCAGCAGCAATGACTGGGATATTATGAGTCAGGCGGCACAGCAACTAAAAGATTTTGGTGTGGCGTATGATGCGCGCGTCATTTCTGCACACCGTTCGCCCGATTTGCTGTTCGATTACATCAAGGAAGTCAGTGCGCAAGGCGTGCAATGCTTTATCGCCGGTGCGGGCGGTGCGGCTCATCTGGCAGGCGTGATTGCCGGCAAGACGACTTTGCCTGTATTAGGCGTGCCCATCCCCTCTAAGTATCTTAAGGGTATGGATTCATTGTTATCCATCGTGCAAATGCCTAAGGGTATCCCGGTTGCCACGTTTGCCATCGGTGAGGCGGGTGCCGCGAATGCCGGTCTGTTTGCTATTGCTATGTTGGCCTTGAATGATGTCGCATTAGCTGAACGCTTAACCGAATATCGCGCCCAACAGGCAATCAAGATTGCCGAAACAACTTTACCCGAATTAGCTTAA
- a CDS encoding phosphoribosylaminoimidazolesuccinocarboxamide synthase has translation MSALHESNLTSLPLLHRGKVRDLYEVDAQHLLIVQTDRLSAFDVILDDPIPGKGEVLTTLSNFWFKKLGHIIPNHLSGIAPESVVKGDAEQAQVRGRSFVTKKLKPLPIEAIVRGYLVGSGWKDYQKTGTICGLALPAGLREAQKLPEPLFTPSTKAAVGDHDENISYAQAVELLGEARAAQVRDATVALYVEAANYAASRGIIIADTKFEFGVDEAGTLYLIDEALTPDSSRFWPAESYQVGSNPPSFDKQFVRDWLEASDWNKQAPAPRVPQDVLQKTADKYHEALQRLTAE, from the coding sequence ATGTCTGCTCTGCACGAATCCAATTTGACCAGTCTGCCGTTGTTGCATCGCGGCAAGGTGCGCGATCTTTACGAAGTCGATGCGCAACATTTGCTGATCGTTCAAACCGACCGGCTGTCTGCATTCGACGTGATTCTGGATGATCCGATTCCGGGCAAGGGCGAAGTGCTCACCACCTTGTCGAATTTCTGGTTTAAAAAGTTGGGTCACATCATTCCGAATCATCTCTCCGGCATTGCGCCGGAATCGGTGGTTAAGGGTGATGCGGAGCAGGCGCAGGTACGTGGCCGCTCTTTTGTCACTAAGAAGCTCAAACCGTTGCCGATTGAGGCAATTGTGCGCGGTTATCTGGTCGGTTCCGGCTGGAAAGATTATCAAAAAACAGGCACGATCTGTGGACTTGCCCTGCCTGCCGGATTGCGTGAAGCACAGAAGTTGCCCGAGCCGTTGTTTACGCCTTCTACTAAGGCTGCTGTGGGTGACCATGATGAAAATATTTCGTATGCGCAGGCTGTTGAATTACTGGGCGAGGCGCGTGCTGCCCAGGTGCGGGATGCCACGGTGGCTTTATACGTGGAAGCGGCAAATTATGCAGCGAGCCGCGGCATTATCATCGCGGATACCAAGTTTGAATTCGGCGTGGATGAAGCAGGTACGCTGTATCTGATCGATGAAGCATTGACGCCGGATTCTTCGCGTTTTTGGCCAGCAGAATCCTATCAGGTGGGTAGCAATCCACCCAGCTTTGACAAGCAATTCGTGCGTGACTGGCTGGAGGCATCTGATTGGAACAAGCAAGCGCCCGCGCCGCGTGTGCCGCAGGATGTATTGCAAAAAACAGCAGACAAATACCATGAAGCATTGCAGCGTTTGACGGCTGAATGA
- a CDS encoding carbonic anhydrase → MNSSALAHRASAAAADRRWPQPLIEGFLRFRDNHFPSDDIEYLRLFSEGQKPKFLIVGCCDSRVDPALIFNCAPGELFVVRNVANIVPPNEARIGHHGTTAAIEYGVCNLGVEHIVVLGHEHCGGIQNLLKTRGAGNPDSFIDDWMRLVESARVSVERDYVHATEEVRGRACEQRAILVSLKNLLTFPWIAQRVAERALRIHGWYFDIKQGQLLGYNDATGEFEPL, encoded by the coding sequence ATGAATTCGTCTGCCTTAGCTCATCGCGCGAGCGCAGCAGCGGCAGACCGTCGGTGGCCGCAGCCCTTGATTGAAGGCTTTTTGCGCTTTCGCGACAATCATTTCCCCAGCGATGATATTGAGTATCTCAGGTTGTTTTCAGAAGGGCAGAAGCCAAAGTTTTTGATTGTGGGATGCTGCGATTCAAGGGTTGATCCCGCTCTCATATTTAACTGCGCACCTGGAGAGTTATTTGTCGTGCGCAATGTGGCCAATATCGTGCCGCCCAATGAGGCACGTATCGGCCATCACGGTACGACGGCAGCGATTGAGTATGGTGTATGCAATCTGGGGGTCGAGCACATCGTGGTGTTGGGACATGAGCACTGCGGGGGGATACAGAATCTGTTGAAAACACGCGGCGCAGGGAATCCGGATTCATTTATTGATGACTGGATGCGTCTGGTTGAATCTGCGCGCGTGAGCGTTGAGCGGGATTATGTCCATGCAACGGAAGAAGTGCGCGGTCGCGCATGCGAGCAGCGGGCGATTCTGGTCTCTTTGAAAAACTTGCTGACCTTCCCGTGGATTGCGCAGCGCGTAGCGGAGCGAGCCTTGCGCATACACGGCTGGTACTTCGATATCAAACAGGGCCAGTTGCTCGGCTACAACGATGCGACCGGGGAATTCGAACCGCTGTAG